The Rhodopirellula bahusiensis genome includes a window with the following:
- a CDS encoding FG-GAP-like repeat-containing protein, whose product MLLLFGIVAQSGCGSRDSVDRSASADGPIATKSDAMSDEVLQLAAVAQPLEAEQLSPDELEERVGDLVHQSRFTEAEKLNRSLLLMRPESPTALFLAARIAHGQREMDVAISYLQAIPPDHPEAGLPALGQIADWLQDVGRLEEAESTYREMHSRFGDLVPVHRRLAHLLNAQGRRVEATRHVEALIRLGDVTEKELLSMTTLSVPYHDDEPLSLALVSRTKPNHEALSSKDLARAKQLLVQDEADEAKHLVRQLREVFPDSSSVSAFEGRVYEALQSNEDLEKWFATLPKSIKQEAEYWAAIGQWSLRMKHPTAAIRAFGEAVQIDPTDRVAYLRMAEALAMVGEFEAAERVLERKKWLDEAWQMAMNVGLNRENRRQDLRTLVEQLEKLGRHWEAISWRTILAYEEGRLSEAMPELKHARQRLMQEPPSPPDLLCGIELRRWPLPNSTAMLADAASNLKATKRSSDSLTASIPVRMVDVAEKLGVNFQFRNHPNTDPSRLRMSQVNGGGIAVVDFDLDGWPDLYFCDAGGPPNDPAGSGANQLFRNLNGRTTHNVSVASGSDDRSYAQGATTADLNQDGFVDLVIANIGANVICINNGDGTFSSQTIEGSNGWTSSIVCGDLDGDALPEMVEINYIDDETAFETKCWGDGFDCSPRIFAPAKDRFLKRMTNGDWREWPRVGAGLQEANYAFAGIIADFDRKAGNDLFLSNDTTNNHFWVSQASGDGTLELKEQAILRGCASGGNAETQGCMGIAGGDFDRDGSLDLFVTNYYEQPNNLFLQRTSGFFTDMAAPFGLSDGGREMVGFGTQASDLNRDGWLDLIVVNGHVFEPAQNGTPDIPFRMLPQLFRGGPSGFVTQGVFEFGDPSVSSSSFWRTPRIARTLVRLDFNRDGRPDLVANSLDAPISILKNCTETQNWLRVDLVGAASERDAVGAEVIAVCGDEQWHAWMMDGTYMGANERTVDFGIGVQEQIDRLQIEWPSGMRQSFENIPANSHCLIIESVNAIHYFEVANHTGEHRGG is encoded by the coding sequence ATGTTGCTGCTCTTCGGAATAGTGGCTCAGTCAGGGTGCGGCTCCCGTGACTCGGTAGACCGATCGGCTTCGGCCGATGGTCCGATCGCAACAAAAAGCGATGCAATGAGCGATGAGGTGCTGCAACTCGCAGCGGTGGCTCAGCCTTTGGAGGCGGAACAGCTCTCGCCTGACGAGCTTGAGGAGCGAGTCGGCGATTTAGTTCATCAGAGCCGGTTCACCGAAGCAGAAAAACTGAATCGGTCGCTGCTGCTAATGCGTCCTGAATCGCCCACCGCACTTTTCTTGGCCGCGCGGATTGCACATGGGCAACGTGAAATGGACGTTGCCATTTCGTATCTCCAGGCGATTCCACCGGATCATCCCGAGGCTGGATTGCCAGCGTTGGGGCAAATCGCGGACTGGTTGCAGGATGTTGGCCGCCTTGAGGAGGCTGAATCAACTTATCGTGAAATGCATTCCCGGTTTGGTGACTTGGTGCCCGTCCATCGTCGGCTGGCGCATTTACTGAATGCTCAAGGTCGACGCGTCGAAGCGACACGTCATGTCGAGGCGTTGATCCGACTGGGAGATGTCACCGAAAAAGAATTGCTGAGCATGACGACGCTGAGCGTTCCGTATCACGACGACGAACCGTTGTCATTGGCCCTCGTTTCGCGAACCAAGCCAAACCACGAAGCGTTGAGCTCGAAAGACTTGGCGAGAGCCAAGCAATTGCTGGTTCAGGATGAAGCCGATGAAGCTAAACATTTAGTGCGACAACTGCGGGAGGTGTTTCCGGATTCATCAAGCGTTTCTGCTTTCGAAGGACGCGTTTACGAGGCATTGCAGTCCAATGAGGATCTGGAAAAGTGGTTCGCAACACTGCCAAAGTCGATCAAGCAGGAAGCTGAGTACTGGGCTGCAATCGGGCAATGGTCGTTGCGCATGAAGCACCCCACCGCAGCCATTCGAGCTTTCGGCGAAGCGGTCCAGATCGATCCCACCGATCGAGTCGCTTACCTCCGAATGGCCGAGGCTTTGGCAATGGTTGGTGAGTTCGAAGCGGCCGAGCGGGTTTTGGAGCGAAAGAAGTGGCTGGATGAGGCTTGGCAAATGGCGATGAACGTTGGTTTGAATCGCGAAAACCGTCGGCAAGATTTAAGAACGCTTGTGGAACAACTTGAAAAACTCGGTCGACATTGGGAAGCAATCTCGTGGCGAACCATTTTGGCGTACGAAGAAGGTCGGCTGTCAGAAGCGATGCCCGAGTTGAAGCATGCGAGGCAACGGCTCATGCAGGAACCTCCGTCTCCGCCCGACTTGTTGTGCGGGATTGAATTGCGACGTTGGCCTCTTCCCAACAGCACGGCAATGTTGGCCGATGCCGCGTCGAACTTGAAAGCGACGAAACGCTCAAGCGATTCGCTCACGGCTTCCATCCCAGTTCGGATGGTGGACGTCGCGGAGAAGCTTGGCGTCAACTTTCAGTTTCGGAATCATCCCAACACCGACCCCAGCCGCCTGCGAATGAGTCAGGTCAACGGTGGTGGCATCGCAGTCGTCGACTTTGATTTGGATGGTTGGCCGGATCTGTATTTCTGTGACGCAGGAGGCCCGCCCAACGATCCTGCCGGTTCGGGAGCCAACCAGTTGTTTCGAAATCTGAATGGGCGAACAACGCACAACGTCTCGGTCGCATCGGGAAGCGATGACCGGTCGTACGCACAAGGAGCCACCACCGCCGATCTGAATCAAGATGGGTTTGTTGATTTGGTGATTGCGAACATTGGTGCCAATGTGATCTGCATCAACAACGGCGATGGGACCTTCTCATCTCAAACGATTGAAGGGTCCAATGGCTGGACCAGCAGCATCGTCTGCGGGGACCTGGATGGTGACGCTTTGCCAGAGATGGTCGAGATCAACTACATCGATGACGAAACGGCATTTGAAACGAAATGCTGGGGAGACGGTTTTGATTGTTCACCGCGAATTTTTGCTCCCGCCAAAGATCGCTTTTTGAAGCGGATGACAAACGGCGATTGGCGCGAGTGGCCACGTGTTGGCGCGGGCCTTCAAGAAGCCAACTACGCTTTCGCGGGTATCATCGCGGACTTTGATCGAAAGGCCGGGAACGACTTGTTTCTTTCCAACGATACGACAAACAACCACTTCTGGGTCAGCCAAGCAAGTGGCGATGGAACGTTGGAATTAAAGGAACAAGCCATCCTTCGCGGGTGTGCTTCTGGCGGCAATGCAGAAACGCAAGGTTGCATGGGAATCGCGGGTGGAGATTTTGACCGCGACGGATCGCTGGATTTGTTTGTGACGAATTACTATGAGCAGCCCAACAATCTATTCTTGCAGAGGACGTCTGGCTTCTTTACGGATATGGCGGCGCCATTTGGGCTGTCTGATGGCGGTCGTGAGATGGTTGGGTTTGGAACCCAGGCATCTGACCTGAACCGAGATGGATGGTTGGATTTGATAGTCGTCAATGGGCATGTGTTTGAACCCGCTCAGAACGGCACACCCGATATTCCGTTTCGTATGTTGCCCCAGTTGTTTCGTGGTGGCCCGTCCGGATTTGTGACGCAAGGAGTGTTTGAGTTTGGTGACCCATCGGTCAGTTCCTCATCTTTTTGGCGAACGCCTCGGATTGCAAGAACGCTGGTTCGTTTGGATTTCAATCGAGACGGTCGGCCTGATTTAGTTGCCAACTCGCTGGACGCTCCCATCTCCATTTTGAAAAATTGCACCGAGACCCAAAATTGGTTGCGAGTTGACTTGGTCGGCGCGGCGTCGGAACGCGACGCGGTGGGTGCGGAGGTGATTGCGGTTTGTGGTGACGAGCAATGGCACGCTTGGATGATGGACGGGACCTACATGGGAGCCAATGAGAGAACGGTTGACTTCGGGATCGGCGTACAAGAACAAATCGACCGGTTGCAAATCGAGTGGCCGTCGGGAATGA